Proteins encoded together in one Labilibaculum sp. DW002 window:
- a CDS encoding alpha-L-fucosidase: MKNIMLSFCLIVMMMFSLHAQSDVASLDPYADESVAERDARMEWFREARFGMFIHWGVYAVPAGIYKDEKVGKYGEWIMSDGSIPMADYQRFAKEFNPVKYDPEAWVKLAKETGMKYIVITSKHHDGFALFDSKVSEWDIMDASPYGKDLIAPLAEACEKHGIKLGLYYSQAQDWNQGGSARGKDKKGKWDPAQKHDMDDYIKNIAVPQVKEILTQYQPAILWWDTPRGMNKERAEQFLPLLKLAPGIIHNNRLGGDYEGDISTPEQYIPGTGLPGDWESCMTMNKTWGFKSYDHNWKSAETLLQNLVDIASKGGNFLLNVGPTAEGIIPEPSVERLKNIGAWMEKNSESIYGTNASPCRTPEWGRITTRTKGENTTLYLNVFDWTENGTIFIPITNKVESCNLLTDKSKKFETETDDLGTTITLVGEAPDSISTVIVLKLNGTPIVSDADKIKPNEDGIILLPAQKSIINNVIGSHVIYNKEKDCIDQWSNERATLDWDFTVDKAGTYTVFMRIASEEECAIELIVGGQTVQAKLDATNGFKTFKNVNVGEIKIDKAGNYSIHLKPKHKEWKAIILQSVKISPK, from the coding sequence ATGAAAAATATTATGTTAAGTTTTTGTCTAATTGTAATGATGATGTTTTCTCTGCATGCTCAATCTGATGTTGCATCATTAGATCCTTATGCTGATGAATCCGTTGCTGAGAGAGATGCTCGAATGGAATGGTTTCGTGAAGCAAGATTTGGCATGTTTATTCACTGGGGCGTTTATGCCGTACCGGCAGGAATCTACAAGGATGAAAAGGTAGGCAAGTATGGAGAATGGATTATGTCTGATGGAAGCATACCAATGGCAGACTATCAACGTTTTGCTAAGGAATTTAATCCCGTTAAATACGATCCGGAAGCATGGGTGAAACTAGCCAAGGAAACAGGTATGAAATATATTGTAATAACTTCTAAACATCATGACGGTTTTGCTCTTTTCGATTCAAAAGTTTCAGAATGGGATATCATGGATGCTTCTCCTTACGGAAAAGACCTTATTGCTCCCTTAGCTGAAGCTTGTGAAAAACATGGAATTAAGCTAGGCCTTTATTATTCTCAAGCACAGGATTGGAACCAAGGAGGTTCAGCTCGAGGCAAGGATAAGAAAGGCAAGTGGGATCCTGCTCAGAAGCATGACATGGATGATTACATTAAAAATATTGCGGTACCTCAGGTAAAGGAAATTTTAACACAGTATCAACCTGCAATTTTGTGGTGGGATACGCCACGAGGAATGAATAAAGAGCGTGCGGAACAATTCTTACCCCTATTAAAATTAGCACCAGGAATCATTCATAACAATAGATTGGGTGGAGATTACGAAGGAGACATCAGTACTCCTGAACAATACATACCTGGTACGGGACTTCCCGGCGACTGGGAGTCGTGTATGACCATGAACAAAACTTGGGGATTTAAAAGTTACGATCACAATTGGAAGTCTGCCGAAACACTTTTACAAAACCTGGTTGATATTGCCAGTAAAGGAGGGAACTTTCTACTTAATGTAGGACCAACAGCCGAAGGGATAATTCCCGAACCAAGTGTTGAGCGCCTGAAAAATATTGGAGCTTGGATGGAGAAGAATAGTGAATCAATTTATGGCACAAATGCTAGCCCTTGCCGTACTCCTGAGTGGGGACGTATCACAACACGTACAAAAGGGGAAAATACCACACTTTATCTTAACGTTTTTGATTGGACTGAAAATGGTACGATATTTATTCCTATTACCAATAAGGTTGAGTCTTGTAACTTGCTTACCGATAAGTCCAAAAAATTTGAAACCGAAACCGATGATTTGGGGACCACAATAACACTTGTAGGTGAAGCTCCAGACTCAATCAGTACGGTTATTGTATTAAAATTGAATGGAACACCAATAGTAAGTGATGCTGATAAAATCAAGCCAAATGAAGACGGCATCATTTTATTACCTGCGCAAAAATCTATCATAAATAATGTGATAGGCTCTCATGTGATCTACAATAAAGAGAAAGATTGCATCGATCAATGGTCAAACGAAAGAGCAACGTTAGATTGGGATTTTACTGTTGATAAAGCTGGCACATATACCGTTTTTATGCGCATAGCCTCAGAAGAAGAGTGCGCAATAGAATTAATAGTTGGTGGACAAACAGTGCAAGCCAAACTAGATGCAACTAACGGATTTAAAACCTTCAAGAATGTTAACGTAGGAGAAATAAAGATTGATAAAGCTGGTAATTATAGTATACATCTTAAGCCAAAGCATAAAGAATGGAAGGCTATAATTTTGCAAAGTGTAAAAATATCACCGAAATGA
- a CDS encoding right-handed parallel beta-helix repeat-containing protein, producing MKIIRNFLTVLLITIVGIVKAEEVNISSLSELVRYASKSGNVVTMSPGVYPLTEYLPVDSMRVRSNRKEYQYITFSGSNNTFNLDGVELVIDTKLRTALKPPIHSDEFLMTGSDNVFKGLTLRCIGKGYSLGGTVLQVAGRGNTLKDITLHVAGAFPYGYGDLFGKGKAKETVIKHYKHSGLLVTGSDTKLYDCKIYNLSFGHCFFIQKKAENIYFENCYAEGAIRSTDDILAETSGPAFDVNFRTWTQNREGKYVVTPGYMKSLCEDGFRIYGPIKNLHFKNCTAKNTRAGFELRSNTRVILENCTTIGTERAYWIGDDAIVKNCKGDANYGPLMFVEGSNVDVELILDPAESDRIVHALITIQGENNKVVLKSPKGEKRTKELPILIGYTHPMHGESMSPYDEGETVGLKFMNKTGMPIKIGRKASNCEIITNGVVIENKGEQIKIKQK from the coding sequence ATGAAAATAATACGAAATTTTTTAACCGTTTTGCTAATTACAATAGTTGGTATTGTTAAGGCGGAAGAAGTTAATATTAGCAGCCTAAGTGAACTTGTAAGGTATGCATCAAAAAGTGGTAATGTAGTTACCATGTCTCCTGGGGTTTATCCGTTAACCGAATATCTACCAGTCGATTCTATGCGTGTTCGTAGTAATCGTAAAGAGTATCAGTACATCACATTTAGTGGGAGCAATAATACATTTAATCTTGATGGTGTAGAACTAGTGATTGATACGAAATTACGTACCGCCTTAAAACCGCCTATTCATAGCGATGAATTCTTAATGACTGGAAGTGATAATGTATTTAAAGGACTTACATTAAGATGTATAGGGAAAGGATATTCTCTTGGAGGAACAGTACTTCAAGTGGCTGGTAGAGGAAACACGCTGAAAGACATTACGCTTCATGTAGCAGGAGCCTTTCCTTATGGTTATGGTGATTTGTTTGGAAAAGGAAAAGCCAAAGAGACCGTAATTAAACATTACAAACATAGTGGATTGTTGGTTACGGGAAGCGATACAAAGCTTTACGATTGCAAAATATATAACCTCTCTTTTGGACACTGTTTCTTTATCCAGAAAAAGGCAGAAAATATATACTTTGAGAATTGCTATGCTGAGGGTGCTATCCGATCGACAGACGATATCTTAGCAGAAACATCAGGTCCTGCTTTTGATGTGAATTTTCGCACGTGGACTCAGAATCGTGAAGGTAAATATGTGGTTACACCAGGTTATATGAAATCATTGTGCGAAGATGGTTTTCGAATCTACGGGCCAATAAAGAATCTTCATTTTAAAAATTGTACAGCAAAAAATACCCGTGCGGGATTTGAGCTAAGATCTAATACCAGAGTAATACTTGAAAATTGTACCACCATTGGCACTGAGCGTGCCTACTGGATAGGCGATGATGCCATTGTGAAAAATTGCAAAGGTGATGCTAATTATGGCCCGCTAATGTTCGTTGAGGGTAGTAATGTTGATGTTGAATTAATTTTAGATCCTGCGGAGTCAGACCGAATTGTACATGCTTTAATTACCATTCAAGGAGAAAACAATAAAGTGGTTTTGAAATCACCAAAAGGAGAAAAAAGGACTAAAGAACTTCCAATATTAATAGGCTATACACACCCAATGCATGGTGAATCTATGTCGCCTTATGATGAAGGAGAAACTGTTGGACTTAAGTTTATGAATAAAACGGGAATGCCTATTAAAATTGGTAGAAAGGCTAGCAATTGCGAAATTATAACCAATGGAGTGGTTATAGAAAACAAGGGCGAGCAAATTAAAATAAAACAAAAATAG
- a CDS encoding SGNH/GDSL hydrolase family protein encodes MERRKFLKTAGLGVLSMGIVPHTFAGFWNKKSKPETCKLAWEKLCGNIGKTYETDGFKYVHPEKRTPNVLIYGDSVSIKYTSAVRKNLEGKATVIRLFKNGGSSHNFISNMNKMNVTMFQPGLEGGWNFEWDLIHFNVGLHDLKYLKGKNLNKNGSQVSTISKYQQNLEEICQYLKKNYPKAKLIFATTTPVPENAKGRYKGDSIKFNKAAIEVLSKHPDILVNDLYSFTLPHHKEWEQEPGNVHYNQLGFTEQGKKVARVIRGNL; translated from the coding sequence ATGGAACGAAGAAAATTTCTAAAAACAGCAGGTTTAGGTGTTTTAAGTATGGGAATTGTACCTCATACTTTTGCTGGCTTTTGGAACAAAAAAAGCAAACCTGAAACATGTAAACTTGCTTGGGAGAAACTTTGCGGTAATATTGGTAAAACATATGAGACCGATGGTTTTAAATATGTACATCCAGAAAAAAGAACACCCAATGTACTTATATATGGCGACTCAGTTTCAATAAAATATACTTCGGCAGTAAGAAAAAATCTGGAAGGAAAAGCGACTGTAATTCGTTTGTTCAAGAATGGAGGATCAAGCCATAATTTTATTTCCAATATGAATAAAATGAACGTAACAATGTTTCAACCTGGATTAGAAGGAGGTTGGAACTTTGAATGGGATCTAATTCATTTTAATGTTGGGCTGCACGACTTGAAATACCTTAAAGGCAAGAACCTGAATAAGAATGGAAGCCAGGTTTCAACGATCAGTAAGTATCAGCAGAATCTGGAAGAGATTTGTCAGTATTTGAAGAAGAACTACCCAAAGGCTAAGTTGATTTTTGCGACCACAACACCAGTTCCTGAAAATGCTAAAGGTCGATACAAAGGAGATAGCATAAAATTCAATAAGGCAGCAATAGAAGTATTGTCAAAACATCCTGATATTCTTGTAAATGATCTTTATTCATTCACCTTACCTCATCATAAAGAGTGGGAACAAGAGCCCGGTAATGTTCATTATAATCAATTAGGATTTACTGAACAAGGAAAGAAAGTGGCACGAGTAATAAGGGGAAATTTATAA
- a CDS encoding sulfatase family protein — MKLKYSTFFTLLIGGVLLCLASCSTKAKNENKPNIVIIYTDDQGYGDVSALNPEAKFKTPNMDKLANEGVVFTDGHSSDAVCTPSRYTLLTGRYSWRTSLKKGVLRADGPCLIEKDRMTIASMLKEQGYNTAMVGKWHLQMEFEGKRGEGRDWSKPFTDGPIEKGFDYFFGVPASMNFGVLTFLENDKVLDPPILYTKKKMDVTPRTYRMTPPFKNEIAKGHVEVAPSFNDEIVLEKFAEKAVDYINKSAEAAKNGKPFFLYFPLTSPHLPHCTHPEFQGLSACGNYGDFMMETDYRVGQVLKALKENGLEENTLVIFSSDNGAESNYAYQRDTYEHYSCMNFKGGKRDIYEGGHRVPFLMRWPKVIKAGSKVNVPVCQSDYLATIADIVGVSIPENAAEDSYSLLPLITNESSEEYQSYRTVIHHSFAGHFAIRQGKWKLNMLRGSGGSLKPKLFEPAEGEATYELYDIENDPSERTNLYFEYPEVVEKLKKEITAIIKNGRSTLGAPQEFVKEDWEQVTWMDF; from the coding sequence ATGAAACTAAAATATTCTACATTTTTCACTCTTCTTATTGGTGGCGTTTTGCTTTGTCTGGCTTCATGCTCTACTAAAGCTAAGAATGAAAACAAACCAAATATTGTAATCATTTATACTGATGATCAGGGCTATGGAGACGTGAGTGCACTAAATCCAGAGGCTAAATTTAAAACGCCTAATATGGATAAATTGGCCAACGAAGGGGTCGTTTTTACTGATGGACATAGTAGTGATGCAGTGTGTACGCCTTCAAGATATACATTGTTAACAGGGCGTTATAGTTGGAGAACATCCTTGAAAAAAGGAGTTTTAAGAGCAGATGGCCCTTGTTTAATAGAAAAAGATCGAATGACTATTGCCAGCATGCTAAAGGAGCAAGGTTACAATACCGCTATGGTTGGAAAATGGCATCTGCAAATGGAGTTTGAAGGGAAGAGGGGCGAAGGTCGCGATTGGTCGAAACCATTTACTGATGGACCTATCGAAAAAGGATTTGATTACTTTTTTGGAGTACCAGCATCTATGAATTTTGGTGTATTAACTTTCTTGGAGAATGATAAAGTTCTCGATCCGCCAATCTTGTATACCAAAAAGAAAATGGATGTCACTCCTCGAACTTACCGAATGACACCTCCATTCAAAAATGAAATAGCAAAAGGGCACGTTGAGGTGGCTCCTTCTTTTAATGATGAAATAGTATTGGAGAAATTTGCAGAAAAAGCGGTGGATTACATTAATAAATCAGCCGAAGCCGCTAAGAATGGCAAACCTTTCTTTTTGTATTTCCCCTTAACCAGCCCGCATTTACCTCATTGTACACATCCCGAATTTCAAGGGCTTAGTGCATGTGGTAATTATGGCGATTTTATGATGGAAACAGATTATAGAGTTGGTCAGGTACTAAAAGCCTTAAAAGAAAATGGTTTAGAGGAAAATACCTTAGTTATTTTTTCATCGGATAATGGTGCTGAAAGCAATTATGCATATCAGCGCGATACTTACGAGCATTATTCTTGCATGAATTTTAAAGGGGGAAAACGAGATATCTATGAAGGCGGACATCGAGTACCTTTTTTAATGCGATGGCCCAAAGTTATTAAAGCAGGTAGTAAGGTGAATGTTCCTGTTTGTCAATCGGATTATTTAGCAACCATAGCTGATATTGTAGGTGTTTCGATTCCCGAAAATGCTGCAGAAGATAGCTACAGTTTGTTGCCACTTATAACGAATGAAAGCTCCGAAGAATATCAATCATACAGAACAGTAATTCACCACTCTTTCGCCGGGCATTTTGCCATTCGTCAAGGGAAATGGAAATTAAATATGTTGAGAGGTTCAGGAGGTTCGTTAAAGCCTAAACTTTTTGAGCCAGCAGAAGGTGAAGCTACTTACGAATTATACGATATCGAAAATGATCCTTCAGAAAGGACCAATTTGTATTTCGAGTATCCGGAAGTCGTTGAGAAACTGAAAAAGGAAATTACTGCCATCATTAAAAATGGACGATCAACACTAGGTGCACCTCAGGAATTTGTAAAGGAAGACTGGGAACAAGTTACTTGGATGGATTTTTAA
- a CDS encoding glycosyl hydrolase family 28-related protein — MTTKMLKNRIIASILAVMLLASCTETKSAFTKVTIESEVDSIMTAKWGNDFKHADYPQQWLDNVIAVEPNEAIQAAIDKASEAGGGIVFLKEGVHILDSTITLKSNVTILGEGRDKTIIQQGVKLDEAAFNVEAKPTITDVLIKDLTLKGTRSGKVNGILIRGRNENRHKRFMLQNIDVTDWSAQGVHIKRTNHIIMDNCNFQFNGSHGGLYHNCYFLYNKYILQSDLDMSFPLKGKGCKYTSCEFVLAQRCTIKDTKTNGIQADHEEAGYVFFHKYHISGCERVALWFPCEDYYDKFTYKEDPKYAPQKIILNRCEVVNNTWGAMWRAVNDSYVINSHFSNKKIDMGLLKCNVQMEKSIFEKGNKNYTDVKQWPEDVKILW, encoded by the coding sequence ATGACAACTAAAATGCTTAAAAATAGAATTATAGCAAGTATTCTTGCCGTGATGTTGCTTGCATCATGCACTGAAACTAAGTCTGCTTTTACCAAGGTGACAATTGAATCTGAAGTAGATTCAATCATGACTGCCAAATGGGGAAACGATTTTAAACATGCTGATTATCCACAGCAATGGCTTGATAATGTTATTGCAGTTGAACCCAATGAAGCGATTCAAGCTGCTATTGATAAGGCAAGTGAAGCTGGTGGAGGGATTGTCTTTTTAAAAGAAGGTGTACATATTCTAGATAGTACTATTACTTTAAAAAGCAATGTGACAATTCTTGGAGAAGGTAGAGACAAGACAATCATTCAACAAGGAGTCAAGCTTGATGAGGCAGCATTTAATGTAGAGGCAAAACCAACAATTACCGATGTATTAATAAAAGATCTGACTCTAAAAGGAACAAGAAGCGGTAAAGTAAATGGAATACTTATTCGTGGAAGAAATGAAAACAGGCATAAACGATTTATGCTTCAAAATATTGATGTTACCGATTGGTCAGCGCAAGGGGTACATATTAAACGAACCAACCATATTATCATGGATAATTGCAATTTCCAGTTTAATGGTTCTCATGGAGGTTTGTATCACAATTGCTACTTTTTATACAACAAATATATTTTGCAAAGTGATTTAGATATGTCTTTTCCCCTAAAAGGGAAGGGATGTAAATATACGTCTTGCGAGTTTGTATTGGCACAGCGATGTACCATAAAAGATACCAAAACCAATGGGATTCAGGCTGATCATGAAGAAGCAGGCTATGTTTTTTTTCATAAATATCACATTTCGGGCTGTGAGCGTGTGGCTTTGTGGTTTCCATGCGAGGATTATTACGACAAATTCACCTACAAGGAAGATCCAAAATATGCACCACAAAAAATTATTCTGAACCGTTGCGAAGTAGTAAATAATACTTGGGGTGCCATGTGGCGTGCAGTGAATGATTCCTATGTGATAAATAGTCATTTTTCCAATAAGAAAATTGATATGGGCTTGTTGAAGTGTAATGTGCAAATGGAAAAAAGCATCTTCGAAAAAGGAAATAAGAATTATACCGATGTAAAACAATGGCCAGAAGATGTGAAGATCTTGTGGTAA
- a CDS encoding alpha/beta hydrolase, translating to MRHFVLLIIFDLLVSSSLKAQETDVLKMDHEQEQVFELTYKVIDSVELNMTLRYPANFKKSKKYPTIIFFFGGGWNGGTTKQFEPQAKYFATRGMVTVLVDYRVKSRHKTTPYEAVADAKSAVRFLRKHAKELNIDPKKIAASGGSAGGHLAAVCGNCPTLDEDGEDLTISSRANALVLFNPVFDNGPEGFCYDRMGDRWPEISPAHNIKKGAPPTIVFLGREDHLIPVSIAENYKVKMDEVDSRCDLHLYDGAGHGFFNNYKYDGKFYKLTMRETDLFLRSLKYLKGEPSI from the coding sequence ATGAGACATTTTGTACTATTAATTATATTTGATTTACTTGTATCTAGCAGCCTGAAAGCACAGGAAACAGATGTTCTTAAGATGGACCATGAGCAAGAACAAGTTTTCGAATTAACCTATAAAGTTATCGATAGTGTAGAATTGAATATGACTCTTAGGTATCCTGCTAATTTTAAAAAATCAAAGAAATACCCCACCATTATCTTCTTTTTTGGTGGCGGATGGAATGGTGGAACAACCAAACAATTTGAGCCTCAGGCAAAATATTTTGCAACAAGAGGAATGGTAACAGTATTGGTTGATTATCGTGTTAAATCGAGACACAAAACCACGCCTTATGAGGCTGTGGCCGATGCCAAGTCGGCAGTTCGTTTTTTGCGTAAACATGCCAAAGAATTGAATATTGATCCTAAAAAGATTGCCGCTTCAGGTGGATCTGCCGGTGGACATTTAGCAGCGGTTTGTGGTAATTGTCCCACATTAGATGAAGATGGCGAGGATTTAACAATCAGTTCTAGAGCCAATGCCTTGGTTTTGTTTAATCCTGTTTTTGACAATGGTCCTGAAGGATTTTGTTATGATCGAATGGGGGATCGGTGGCCGGAGATTTCTCCAGCGCACAACATTAAAAAAGGAGCCCCACCAACCATTGTATTTTTAGGACGGGAAGACCATTTAATTCCTGTTTCAATTGCCGAAAATTACAAAGTGAAAATGGATGAAGTTGACAGTCGCTGTGACTTGCACTTGTACGATGGGGCTGGACATGGCTTTTTTAACAATTATAAATATGATGGTAAGTTTTACAAACTTACGATGAGAGAAACCGACTTGTTTTTACGCTCATTAAAGTATTTAAAAGGAGAACCTAGCATTTAA
- a CDS encoding arylsulfatase encodes MKTNSTLLFVLILSLVISQKLKAENKQKQKPNIVFVITDDQGMGDLACTGNPYIKTPNIDEFYSDAVRLTNYHVSTTCAPTRSSIMSGRHCNRVNVYHTIAGRSLLYDDEVILPQVLAQNGYTNAMYGKWHLGDNYPYRPEDRGFHEVVRHGAGGIGQGPDYWMNDYFDDTYWHNGEEQKYEGYCTDVFFSEAMNFIESNKDKPFFCYIATNAPHAPYNLPKEYYDMYQGKKFEKLDPRLRRFYGMITNMDDNFKKLEQKLDELDLTDNTILIFTTDNGTSAGRSIYNAGLKGGKGSQYDGGHRVPLFIRWPNGELTGGKDIDKLVAHYDLLPTFVDLLGLDFNPIKPLDGKSLKPLLKEENPQWANRILYMDTQREQNLIKYKKYTVMDENWRLVDGDKLYNITEDRGQDNNIIDSHPEVAARLVEGYERWWQSFMDDGVDERYAYIKVGSPKENPSKICPHDLIIGRYQPVWHQNGAIQGAQSGGCWKIEFVKSGEYTITLRRFPRESGLAINATFPAQQKRIELDKTAPEGVKNDFTEALLYVAGITKSEEIKKGQEEVTFKCKIPVGKYDMEAQLIDEGNHVHPAYYVYIEKL; translated from the coding sequence ATGAAAACAAATTCTACATTACTATTCGTCCTGATTCTAAGTCTTGTTATTTCACAGAAATTAAAGGCCGAGAACAAGCAGAAGCAGAAGCCAAATATCGTTTTTGTCATTACTGATGATCAGGGAATGGGTGATTTAGCATGTACAGGAAATCCTTACATAAAAACGCCAAATATTGATGAATTTTATTCCGATGCGGTGAGACTTACCAATTACCATGTTTCTACTACATGTGCGCCAACTCGTTCCTCAATTATGTCGGGTCGTCATTGTAATCGTGTAAATGTATACCACACAATCGCAGGGCGCTCATTGCTTTACGATGATGAGGTGATTTTGCCACAGGTGCTAGCACAAAATGGATACACCAATGCCATGTATGGAAAATGGCACTTGGGTGACAATTATCCATATCGTCCTGAAGACCGAGGATTTCATGAAGTTGTTCGTCATGGAGCTGGAGGTATTGGTCAGGGACCAGATTATTGGATGAATGACTATTTTGATGATACGTATTGGCACAACGGCGAAGAGCAAAAATACGAAGGATATTGTACCGATGTATTCTTTTCTGAAGCTATGAATTTTATTGAATCCAATAAGGATAAACCTTTCTTTTGCTACATAGCTACCAACGCGCCTCATGCTCCTTACAATCTTCCAAAGGAATATTACGACATGTATCAGGGGAAGAAGTTTGAGAAACTAGATCCTAGACTTCGCCGCTTTTATGGCATGATTACCAATATGGACGATAATTTTAAAAAGCTAGAGCAAAAGCTCGATGAATTGGACTTAACGGATAACACCATCCTCATTTTCACTACTGATAATGGAACTTCAGCAGGTCGTTCAATTTATAATGCTGGACTAAAAGGTGGAAAAGGAAGCCAATACGATGGTGGTCATCGTGTTCCATTATTTATTCGTTGGCCCAATGGAGAGTTAACGGGAGGAAAAGACATTGACAAACTAGTGGCACACTACGATTTATTGCCCACTTTCGTGGATTTACTAGGACTCGATTTTAATCCAATAAAACCTTTGGATGGAAAGAGTCTGAAACCCCTTTTGAAGGAAGAAAATCCGCAATGGGCAAATCGTATTTTATACATGGATACCCAACGTGAGCAAAACCTGATCAAGTACAAGAAGTACACCGTGATGGACGAAAATTGGCGTTTGGTAGATGGAGATAAATTATACAACATTACTGAAGATAGAGGCCAGGATAACAACATTATTGATTCTCATCCTGAAGTTGCAGCTCGCTTGGTAGAGGGATATGAACGCTGGTGGCAATCGTTTATGGATGATGGAGTTGATGAGCGTTATGCATATATAAAAGTTGGTTCTCCGAAAGAAAATCCAAGCAAGATATGCCCTCATGATTTAATTATTGGTCGTTATCAGCCTGTATGGCATCAAAATGGCGCAATACAAGGAGCACAATCCGGTGGTTGCTGGAAAATTGAGTTTGTTAAAAGTGGTGAATACACAATTACCCTGCGTCGATTTCCTCGTGAAAGTGGTTTAGCAATTAATGCTACTTTTCCTGCTCAACAAAAAAGAATAGAATTGGATAAAACAGCACCAGAAGGAGTGAAGAATGACTTTACGGAAGCTCTTTTATATGTTGCGGGAATTACCAAATCTGAAGAAATAAAAAAAGGACAAGAGGAAGTTACTTTCAAGTGTAAAATTCCTGTTGGGAAATACGACATGGAGGCACAACTAATTGATGAAGGAAATCATGTTCATCCTGCTTACTATGTCTACATCGAAAAACTGTAG
- a CDS encoding alpha/beta hydrolase yields the protein MRRVLYIAIFLFSSSFMYGQNVSELELLKGFNHKETVVYKMVDGVELNMDIFYPDAAKMKEKNPWMIHVHGGGWAGGSKYKILKPRFLSTLHTLVDSGVVCVSIEYRKAQGSSNAYDAAVDAKDATRFLLKNAEKFKLDKEKYGIWGGSAGGHLSLVTALGSDSDFQGDSHLADISTRYKCVVSYFPFTSCLNPDLRPGSIFEDETRFVRLLGAPLNEKPKLAHLLSPTQLLKETSSPILLIHGDKDKILPISNSLYMMEVAKKKNADVQLLTIKNAGHCFKGSNISPSMEDLNNYSAKYILSHLKD from the coding sequence ATGCGCAGAGTATTATACATCGCAATTTTTCTTTTCAGCTCATCTTTTATGTATGGGCAAAATGTTTCAGAACTTGAACTACTAAAGGGTTTTAACCATAAGGAAACGGTGGTTTATAAAATGGTGGATGGCGTTGAATTAAACATGGATATTTTCTATCCTGATGCTGCTAAAATGAAGGAAAAAAATCCTTGGATGATACACGTGCATGGTGGTGGCTGGGCTGGAGGTAGTAAATACAAGATTTTAAAACCACGTTTTCTGTCTACTTTGCATACACTTGTTGATAGTGGTGTTGTGTGTGTGAGCATAGAGTACCGAAAAGCCCAGGGTAGTTCTAATGCCTACGATGCTGCAGTTGATGCTAAAGATGCCACTCGTTTTCTCCTGAAAAATGCAGAAAAATTTAAATTAGATAAGGAGAAATATGGTATTTGGGGTGGTTCAGCTGGAGGACATCTAAGCTTAGTGACTGCTTTAGGATCAGATTCTGATTTTCAGGGAGATTCGCACTTGGCAGATATTTCCACCCGATATAAATGTGTAGTCTCTTATTTTCCTTTTACCTCATGCTTGAATCCTGATTTAAGACCAGGTTCTATTTTTGAAGATGAAACCCGGTTTGTGCGTCTTTTAGGTGCGCCATTAAATGAGAAACCAAAATTGGCCCATTTACTCAGTCCTACTCAACTTTTAAAAGAAACGAGTTCTCCAATACTATTAATTCATGGAGATAAGGATAAAATACTTCCAATTAGCAACTCTCTTTATATGATGGAGGTGGCAAAAAAGAAAAATGCAGATGTTCAATTGTTAACGATTAAAAATGCTGGGCATTGTTTTAAGGGTTCAAACATTTCACCTTCGATGGAGGATCTTAATAATTATTCTGCCAAGTATATTCTTTCCCATTTGAAAGACTAA